One region of Azoarcus sp. CIB genomic DNA includes:
- a CDS encoding proteasome-type protease → MTYCVAMRLETGLVFLSDSRTNAGVDHINTFRKMRIWQRPGERVVVMLTAGNLSVSQSVVNILNERLTIPDATNLFNAPNMFEVARHVGEVVREVHRRDAEAMNEFGVEFNASLIVGGQILGEAPRLFNIYSAGNFIETTEDTPYIQIGESKYGKPIIDRIVRYGSSLSDAAKCALVSMDSTIRSNLSVGLPLDLCVIERDALAIKSHISINQDHAYYAQVRSQWGERLREAFAELPSPDWI, encoded by the coding sequence ATGACCTACTGCGTCGCCATGCGCCTCGAAACGGGGCTCGTATTCCTGTCGGACTCGCGGACCAACGCGGGCGTCGATCACATCAACACCTTCCGCAAGATGCGCATCTGGCAGCGGCCGGGCGAGCGCGTCGTCGTGATGCTCACCGCCGGCAATCTGTCGGTCAGCCAATCGGTGGTCAATATCCTGAACGAACGGCTGACCATCCCCGACGCGACGAACCTCTTCAATGCACCCAACATGTTCGAGGTTGCACGCCATGTCGGCGAAGTCGTGCGCGAGGTGCACCGCCGCGACGCGGAGGCGATGAACGAGTTCGGCGTGGAATTCAACGCCTCGCTCATCGTCGGCGGCCAGATCCTCGGCGAGGCGCCGCGCCTGTTCAATATCTATTCGGCGGGCAATTTCATCGAGACGACCGAGGACACGCCCTACATCCAGATCGGCGAGTCGAAGTACGGCAAGCCGATCATCGACCGCATCGTGCGCTACGGGTCGTCGCTGTCCGATGCCGCCAAGTGCGCGCTGGTGTCGATGGATTCGACGATCCGCTCGAACCTCTCGGTCGGCCTGCCGCTCGACCTGTGCGTCATCGAGCGCGATGCGCTGGCGATCAAGTCGCACATCTCGATCAATCAAGACCACGCCTACTACGCGCAGGTTCGCAGCCAGTGGGGCGAGCGGCTGCGCGAGGCCTTCGCCGAGTTGCCGAGTCCCGACTGGATCTGA
- a CDS encoding transglutaminase family protein: MSIHVALNHVTHYKYDRPVSLGPQVVRLRPCPHSRTRILSYSLKVLPAKHFINWQQDPQSNYLARLAFPDKTQEFRVEVDLVAEMAVHNPFDFFLEPDAENYPLAYNAEQCIELAPYLHRMSVGQGLGERFAAYLGGISREKRRTIDFLVDLNARLQQDISYLIRLEPGVQTPEETLENGSGSCRDSAWLLVQLLRHLGLAARFVSGYLIQLTADVKSLDGPSGPEADFTDLHAWCEVYLPGAGWIGLDPTSGLLAGEGHIPLACSPEPSSAAPISGMVEDCACDFSHAMKVERIWEAPRVTKPYTEAQWAEIEALGHAIDKQLDAHDVRLTMGGEPTFVSMDDPDGDEWNTTAMGPTKRLLAADLYHRLREKYGAQGLMHFGQGKWYPGEQLPRWSLNAFWRRDGEPMWRDAALYADEGSPGSADERVANRFLCGVAERLGLDTRHVFDAFEDVFYYLWRERRLPVNVDPFDARLDDPLERERLLRVFSHGLPNAVGAVLPVARDTAGRWTSGPWFLRGDRCYLIPGDSPLGYRLPLDSQPWVSKGDYPYMHQPDPNQVFAPLPQHTELRRPLRGQPEGGATAADRFASDAALSARAPQPGESAAAITRTAMCAQAREGTLYIFMPPTAALDDYLAIVAAVEATAEALGQPVILEGYEPPSDPRLAHFRITPDPGVIEVNIHPAHSWDELVDRTTHLYEAARESRLLTEKFMLDGRHSGTGGGNHFVLGGATPVDSPFLRRPDLLRSLIAYWHNHPSLSYLFSGLFVGPTSQAPRIDEARNDSVYEIELAFREMERQIGSHGPEQCPPWLVDRLLRNLLIDVSGNTHRAEFCIDKLYSPDGPTGRLGLLELRAFEMPPHARMSLTQQLLLRGLVARFWQQPYAPERLVRWGTELHDRFMLPHFVEQDFGDVIAELNEFGLPIEVDWFAPHFEFRFPKVGDFSVRGIEVQLRHALEPWHVMGEEGGAGSTVRYVDSSLERLQVKVSGMAPDRYVLAVNGVPLPLQPIGTVGEAVAGVRYRAWQPASCLHPTIGVDAPLVFDLIDTWMKRSLGGAQYHVAHPGGRNYDSFPVNAFEAESRRLARFFRMGHTPGGRPVDIETVQRNAEFPFTLDLRGVPKATP; encoded by the coding sequence TTGTCGATCCACGTCGCGCTCAATCACGTCACCCACTACAAGTACGACCGTCCGGTCAGCCTCGGGCCGCAGGTCGTGCGCCTGCGACCCTGTCCGCACAGCCGCACGCGCATCTTGTCGTATTCGTTGAAGGTGCTGCCTGCCAAGCACTTCATCAACTGGCAGCAGGATCCGCAGAGCAACTACCTCGCGCGCCTCGCCTTTCCCGACAAGACGCAGGAATTCCGCGTCGAGGTCGACCTGGTCGCCGAGATGGCGGTCCACAATCCCTTCGACTTCTTCCTCGAGCCCGACGCGGAGAATTACCCGCTCGCCTATAACGCCGAGCAGTGCATCGAACTGGCCCCGTACCTGCACAGGATGAGCGTCGGTCAGGGCCTGGGCGAGCGCTTCGCTGCCTATCTCGGTGGGATCTCGCGCGAGAAGCGGCGCACGATAGACTTCCTCGTCGATCTCAACGCCAGACTGCAGCAGGACATCAGCTACCTCATCCGGCTCGAGCCGGGCGTGCAGACCCCGGAGGAAACCCTCGAAAACGGCAGCGGTTCGTGCCGTGACTCGGCCTGGCTGCTGGTGCAGCTCCTGCGGCACCTCGGTTTGGCGGCGCGCTTCGTCTCCGGCTACCTCATCCAGCTCACTGCGGACGTCAAATCGCTCGACGGCCCGAGCGGTCCGGAGGCGGACTTCACCGACCTGCACGCATGGTGCGAGGTTTACCTGCCGGGTGCCGGCTGGATCGGTCTCGACCCGACCTCGGGCCTCCTCGCCGGCGAAGGCCACATCCCGCTCGCGTGCAGCCCGGAACCGTCTTCGGCCGCACCGATCAGCGGAATGGTCGAGGACTGCGCGTGCGACTTCTCGCATGCGATGAAGGTCGAGCGCATCTGGGAGGCGCCGCGCGTCACCAAGCCCTATACGGAAGCGCAGTGGGCCGAGATCGAGGCGCTGGGTCACGCGATCGACAAACAACTCGACGCCCACGATGTACGCCTGACGATGGGTGGCGAGCCGACCTTCGTGTCGATGGACGACCCCGACGGCGACGAGTGGAACACCACCGCGATGGGGCCTACCAAACGCCTGCTCGCTGCCGACCTCTACCACCGCCTGCGCGAGAAATACGGTGCGCAAGGCCTGATGCACTTTGGCCAGGGCAAGTGGTATCCCGGCGAGCAGCTGCCGCGCTGGTCGCTCAACGCGTTCTGGCGGCGCGACGGCGAGCCGATGTGGCGCGACGCCGCGCTGTATGCCGACGAGGGCAGTCCCGGCAGTGCCGACGAACGTGTCGCCAACCGCTTCCTGTGCGGCGTCGCCGAGCGGCTCGGGCTCGACACCAGGCACGTCTTCGACGCCTTCGAGGATGTCTTCTACTACCTGTGGCGCGAGCGCCGCCTGCCGGTCAATGTCGATCCCTTCGACGCGAGGCTCGACGATCCGCTCGAGCGCGAACGGCTGCTGCGCGTGTTCTCGCACGGCCTGCCGAACGCCGTCGGCGCGGTGCTGCCGGTCGCCCGCGATACCGCCGGGCGGTGGACGTCCGGACCGTGGTTCCTGCGCGGGGATCGTTGCTACCTGATCCCGGGCGATTCGCCGCTCGGCTACCGCCTGCCGCTCGACTCGCAGCCGTGGGTCAGCAAGGGCGACTATCCCTACATGCACCAGCCCGACCCCAACCAGGTTTTTGCGCCGCTGCCGCAGCACACCGAACTGCGGCGGCCGCTGCGCGGGCAACCCGAAGGGGGGGCGACCGCTGCGGACCGGTTCGCGAGCGATGCCGCGCTGTCGGCACGTGCGCCGCAGCCGGGCGAGTCGGCCGCCGCGATCACGCGCACCGCGATGTGCGCACAGGCCCGCGAAGGCACGCTCTACATCTTCATGCCGCCGACCGCTGCGCTCGACGACTACCTCGCGATCGTCGCCGCCGTCGAGGCCACCGCCGAGGCGCTCGGCCAGCCGGTGATACTCGAAGGCTACGAGCCGCCGTCCGACCCGCGCCTCGCGCACTTCCGCATCACCCCCGATCCCGGCGTCATCGAGGTCAACATTCATCCCGCCCACAGCTGGGACGAACTCGTCGACCGCACCACTCACCTGTACGAGGCCGCGCGCGAGTCGCGCCTGCTGACCGAGAAATTCATGCTCGACGGCCGTCACAGCGGCACCGGCGGCGGCAACCACTTCGTGCTCGGCGGGGCGACCCCGGTCGATTCGCCCTTCCTGCGCCGGCCCGACCTGCTGCGCAGCCTGATCGCCTACTGGCACAACCACCCGTCGCTGTCCTACCTGTTCTCCGGCCTCTTCGTCGGCCCGACCTCGCAGGCGCCGCGCATCGACGAGGCCCGCAACGATTCGGTGTATGAAATCGAGCTCGCCTTCCGCGAAATGGAGCGTCAGATTGGTAGCCATGGCCCTGAGCAGTGCCCGCCGTGGCTCGTCGACCGCCTGCTGCGCAACCTCCTCATCGACGTCAGCGGCAACACGCACCGTGCCGAATTCTGCATCGACAAGTTGTATTCGCCCGACGGACCCACCGGCCGCCTCGGTTTGCTCGAACTGCGCGCCTTCGAGATGCCGCCGCACGCGCGCATGTCGCTCACCCAGCAACTCCTGCTGCGCGGCCTGGTCGCGCGCTTCTGGCAGCAGCCCTACGCACCGGAGCGGCTGGTGCGCTGGGGCACCGAACTGCACGACCGCTTCATGCTGCCGCATTTCGTCGAGCAGGACTTCGGCGATGTGATCGCCGAGCTCAACGAATTCGGTCTGCCGATCGAGGTCGATTGGTTCGCGCCGCATTTCGAATTCCGCTTCCCCAAGGTCGGCGACTTTTCCGTGCGCGGCATCGAAGTCCAGCTGCGCCACGCGCTCGAACCCTGGCACGTAATGGGCGAGGAGGGCGGCGCAGGCAGCACGGTGCGCTACGTGGACTCGTCGCTGGAACGCCTGCAGGTTAAGGTCTCCGGCATGGCGCCCGACCGTTACGTGCTCGCGGTCAACGGCGTGCCCTTGCCGCTGCAGCCCATCGGTACCGTCGGCGAGGCGGTCGCCGGCGTGCGCTATCGCGCGTGGCAACCGGCGTCGTGCCTGCATCCGACGATCGGTGTCGATGCGCCGCTGGTGTTCGACCTCATCGACACCTGGATGAAGCGATCCCTCGGTGGCGCGCAATACCACGTCGCCCACCCCGGGGGGCGCAATTACGACAGCTTCCCGGTCAATGCCTTCGAGGCCGAATCGCGGCGCCTCGCCCGTTTCTTCCGCATGGGCCACACGCCGGGCGGCCGTCCCGTGGATATCGAAACGGTGCAACGCAACGCGGAGTTCCCCTTCACGCTAGACTTGCGGGGAGTCCCCAAGGCCACGCCCTGA
- a CDS encoding circularly permuted type 2 ATP-grasp protein, whose product MPHQLLSLYARQSGRYDEMLADAERLRPHWQPLLDALDASTPDQMRARQAFVTERIRENGTTYNVYADAQGTDRPWTLDPLPFILPADEWAQIDAAVAQRADLLDQVLADLYGPQNLIRSGALPAALVYGHNGFLWPCQGTRPPSGHFLHVYAADLARSPDGRWWVIADRAQGPSGAGYALENRLIVSRLFPELFRDQRVHHQADFFRHLQDSLARWAPVDRGETPFIVLLTPGPYNETYFEQSYLARYLGFPLVEGQDLTVRGDGVYLKTLAGLKRVHAILRRLDDDYADPLELRGESSLGVPGLVEAARAGRVLMANALGSGVLESAGLLAFLPKLAEHLLGEPLAMPAVASWWCGEAPALDYVIEHLAELVIKPAYPSQRLKPVFGRDLDARGRAHWAERLRHRPHAYVGQELVELSQAPVMPDSGSSTLDRRLVARAIGVRVYAVVTPEGWRVMPGGLTRVSGSGDVDILSMQRGGSSKDTWVLSDVPVSQFSLLKGELGAGDIVRAGPEIASRTAENLFWLGRYAERVENSARLLRFACDRLNEEGEVATGAAVLGGAGDDLLGEPGVLATAVGYCELFGLLPPAEDRSVARRLVDGALDENGPASLANNLRRAVWAATQVRDRLSLDHWHSLNRLHDILRRQRPDGSAPSDIVTLPSTLDRVLLACISLSGFAMDEMMRDSGWRFLILGRRIERLQCRSRIVAHFLEACGGQPAGVDALLELADCAEAYRQRYLRTPDILPTLDLVVFDADNPHSVVFQTDMLLRYLESLQREFAPSPAGDDYGIPAFRDAVAALNAFSLHELELGRPAGGGAILQRCTNCAGCIDLARLLRVVHDASSTLSNRIAERFFTHVRPAARVLSA is encoded by the coding sequence ATGCCGCACCAGCTGCTCTCGCTCTACGCCCGCCAGTCCGGCCGCTACGATGAAATGCTGGCGGACGCGGAGCGTTTGCGGCCGCACTGGCAGCCGCTGTTGGACGCGCTCGATGCCTCGACGCCCGACCAGATGCGCGCGCGCCAGGCCTTCGTCACTGAGCGCATCCGCGAGAACGGCACCACCTACAACGTCTATGCCGATGCGCAGGGTACCGACCGGCCGTGGACCCTCGATCCGCTGCCCTTCATCCTGCCCGCCGACGAGTGGGCGCAGATCGACGCCGCCGTCGCGCAGCGCGCGGACCTGCTGGACCAGGTGCTGGCCGACCTCTATGGCCCGCAGAACCTGATCCGCAGCGGCGCGCTGCCCGCCGCGCTGGTCTACGGCCACAACGGCTTCCTGTGGCCCTGCCAGGGCACGCGGCCGCCCTCGGGTCACTTCCTGCACGTCTATGCCGCCGACCTCGCACGCTCGCCGGACGGCCGCTGGTGGGTGATCGCCGACCGCGCGCAGGGGCCTTCGGGCGCCGGTTACGCGCTCGAAAACCGCCTAATCGTCTCGCGCCTGTTTCCGGAGCTGTTCCGCGATCAGCGCGTGCATCACCAAGCCGACTTCTTCCGCCACCTGCAGGACAGCCTCGCACGCTGGGCCCCCGTCGATCGCGGCGAAACGCCCTTCATCGTCCTGCTCACGCCCGGGCCTTACAACGAGACCTATTTCGAGCAGTCCTACCTCGCGCGCTACCTCGGCTTCCCCCTTGTCGAAGGCCAGGACCTCACGGTGCGCGGCGACGGCGTGTATTTGAAGACGCTCGCCGGACTCAAGCGTGTCCACGCGATCCTGCGCCGGCTCGACGACGACTACGCCGACCCGCTCGAACTGCGCGGCGAATCCTCGCTCGGCGTGCCCGGCCTCGTCGAGGCGGCGCGCGCCGGCCGCGTGCTCATGGCCAACGCGTTGGGCAGCGGCGTGCTGGAATCCGCGGGCCTGCTCGCCTTCCTGCCCAAGCTCGCCGAACACCTCCTCGGCGAGCCGCTCGCAATGCCCGCGGTTGCCAGTTGGTGGTGCGGCGAAGCCCCCGCGCTCGACTACGTTATCGAGCATCTCGCCGAACTCGTCATCAAGCCCGCCTATCCCTCGCAACGCCTGAAGCCGGTGTTCGGGCGCGATCTGGACGCCCGCGGGCGCGCGCACTGGGCCGAACGCTTGCGCCATCGCCCGCATGCCTACGTCGGCCAGGAACTGGTGGAGCTGTCGCAGGCGCCGGTAATGCCCGACTCCGGCAGCTCGACCCTCGACCGCCGCCTCGTCGCGCGCGCGATCGGCGTGCGCGTCTATGCGGTCGTTACGCCCGAAGGCTGGCGCGTGATGCCCGGCGGCCTCACGCGCGTCTCGGGCAGCGGCGACGTCGACATCCTGTCCATGCAGCGCGGCGGCTCGTCGAAGGACACCTGGGTCCTGTCCGACGTGCCGGTGAGTCAGTTCAGCCTGCTCAAGGGCGAACTCGGCGCCGGTGACATCGTGCGCGCCGGCCCCGAGATCGCCAGCCGCACCGCCGAGAACCTGTTCTGGCTCGGCCGCTACGCCGAGCGCGTCGAAAACAGTGCTCGCCTGCTGCGCTTCGCGTGCGACCGGTTGAACGAGGAGGGCGAGGTCGCCACGGGGGCCGCGGTGCTCGGCGGGGCAGGGGACGATCTCCTCGGCGAGCCAGGCGTTCTCGCCACTGCCGTCGGCTACTGCGAACTCTTCGGCCTGCTCCCGCCCGCGGAAGACAGATCCGTCGCGCGCCGCCTCGTCGACGGCGCGCTCGACGAAAACGGCCCCGCCAGTCTCGCCAACAACCTGCGCCGCGCCGTGTGGGCCGCGACCCAGGTGCGCGACCGCCTGTCGCTCGATCACTGGCACTCCCTCAACCGCCTGCACGACATCCTGCGCCGCCAGCGCCCGGACGGCAGCGCGCCGTCCGACATTGTGACGCTGCCCTCGACGCTCGACCGCGTGCTGCTCGCGTGCATCTCGCTGTCGGGCTTTGCGATGGACGAGATGATGCGCGACAGCGGCTGGCGCTTCCTGATCCTCGGTCGCCGCATCGAGCGCCTGCAATGCCGCAGCCGCATCGTCGCGCATTTCCTCGAGGCCTGCGGCGGCCAGCCGGCTGGCGTCGATGCCTTGCTGGAACTGGCCGACTGCGCCGAAGCCTATCGCCAGCGTTATCTGCGCACGCCAGACATCCTGCCGACGCTGGATCTCGTCGTGTTCGACGCCGACAACCCCCATTCGGTGGTGTTCCAGACCGACATGCTGCTGCGCTACCTCGAATCGCTGCAGCGCGAATTCGCCCCATCCCCGGCGGGCGACGACTACGGCATCCCCGCGTTCCGCGACGCGGTGGCCGCGCTGAACGCCTTCTCGCTGCACGAGCTCGAACTAGGGCGCCCGGCGGGCGGCGGCGCCATCCTGCAACGCTGCACCAACTGCGCTGGCTGCATCGATCTCGCGCGCCTGCTTCGCGTCGTGCACGACGCCTCGTCGACGCTATCGAACCGCATCGCCGAGCGCTTCTTCACCCACGTCCGTCCCGCCGCGCGGGTGCTCTCGGCCTGA